One Coleofasciculus chthonoplastes PCC 7420 DNA segment encodes these proteins:
- a CDS encoding acyl-CoA desaturase: protein MRQYSPLTIISYLIGPTLIIFSHIGSLLVLITGLSWGAFLWIIFLYVIRMLATTGIYHRLLTHKSYQAPAPVLWVGSIVGASAGQMGPSWWKAHHVAHHKHVDQDLDPHSPCTPFQGIRGFYWSQGGWLLSPRFFPDKLPADVESDTVLKVIDRLHFIPLVALGVISYLIGGVEYLGAFFLSTTLLFHGVQTVNSLCHIVGKQPFITNDLSCNNQFVAFLTLGEGWHNLHHAFQSSSRQGITIRSGQVVYLPDPTFSFIKMLEFFKLASKLKVPTETKLLACAKVLSVQPPELPAVVTTSVDLE from the coding sequence ATGAGGCAGTATTCTCCACTGACAATTATTTCTTATCTAATCGGCCCGACGCTGATTATCTTTAGCCATATCGGATCGTTACTTGTTTTAATCACGGGTTTATCGTGGGGTGCCTTCCTATGGATCATATTTTTATATGTCATCCGTATGCTGGCAACAACTGGCATCTACCATCGACTACTCACCCACAAAAGCTATCAGGCTCCGGCTCCAGTTCTATGGGTAGGAAGTATAGTGGGAGCATCAGCGGGACAGATGGGTCCAAGTTGGTGGAAAGCACACCATGTAGCCCATCATAAACATGTCGATCAAGATCTTGATCCCCATTCCCCCTGTACACCCTTTCAGGGGATCAGAGGATTTTATTGGTCTCAAGGAGGTTGGCTACTATCTCCCCGCTTCTTTCCTGACAAGCTACCTGCCGATGTTGAGAGTGATACTGTTTTAAAGGTGATTGATCGTTTGCACTTTATCCCTCTAGTAGCACTGGGAGTGATTTCTTATCTCATCGGTGGCGTTGAATATCTGGGTGCTTTTTTTCTCAGCACAACGCTGCTGTTTCATGGCGTGCAAACCGTCAACTCCCTTTGCCATATTGTGGGTAAACAACCTTTTATAACTAACGATCTCAGTTGCAATAATCAGTTTGTAGCATTTTTAACTCTGGGTGAAGGCTGGCATAATCTCCATCATGCCTTTCAGTCATCCAGTCGCCAGGGGATAACCATTCGTTCTGGACAGGTTGTCTATCTTCCAGATCCCACGTTTAGCTTCATTAAAATGCTTGAGTTCTTCAAGTTAGCGTCAAAGCTTAAAGTGCCGACTGAAACCAAGCTGCTGGCGTGTGCCAAGGTTCTAAGTGTTCAACCGCCAGAGTTGCCAGCCGTCGTAACGACATCAGTGGATTTAGAATAA
- a CDS encoding XisI protein, with translation MDTLDQYRNYIHKIISKYASIPHIHGQINSIVIVSEDRNHFLLMNEGWDGKKHIHHCLIHVQILNEKLWIHFDGTEDGITDELVAAGVPKDKIVLAFHPPYVRQHTGYAVA, from the coding sequence ATGGATACACTAGACCAATATCGCAACTACATCCACAAAATCATTTCAAAATACGCCAGCATTCCCCATATTCACGGACAGATTAATAGTATCGTAATTGTCAGCGAAGACAGGAACCACTTTCTCCTGATGAATGAAGGCTGGGACGGCAAGAAGCATATTCACCACTGCCTAATTCACGTTCAAATCCTTAATGAAAAACTCTGGATTCATTTTGACGGGACTGAAGATGGCATTACTGATGAACTCGTCGCCGCCGGAGTTCCCAAAGATAAAATTGTTTTAGCTTTTCATCCGCCCTACGTGCGACAGCACACCGGATACGCTGTTGCTTAG
- a CDS encoding acyl-CoA desaturase: MTNHSISVPPQSRTNLPFHWPSLLFFGTIHALALLAPWFFSWSALGVMILLHWLFGSIGICLSYHRLLTHRSFQVPKWLEYILTTIGAVALQGGPIFWVAGHRQHHAHPDDANKDPYSARHGFWWSHMLWLFYHKPEFFDYEVYQKYAPDMARDAYYRWLDRYFLLLQLPLGLLLYVVGGWQFVFWGVFVRAVVLWHSTWLINSATHLRGYQTYEVNDGSRNLWWAAILTYGEGWHNNHHAHPNVAPAGRKWWEIDMTWWAIQLLQGVGLAKKVVLPPQKAA; encoded by the coding sequence ATGACTAATCATTCAATCTCAGTGCCTCCTCAAAGTCGCACTAACTTACCCTTCCATTGGCCCAGTCTGCTATTTTTTGGCACGATTCACGCTTTGGCACTGCTGGCGCCCTGGTTTTTTTCATGGTCAGCCTTGGGAGTAATGATACTTCTCCACTGGCTCTTTGGCAGTATTGGCATCTGCTTATCCTATCATCGGCTTTTGACCCATCGGAGTTTTCAAGTGCCTAAGTGGTTAGAATATATCCTGACCACCATCGGGGCTGTAGCTCTACAAGGGGGACCAATCTTCTGGGTAGCAGGACACCGTCAGCATCATGCTCACCCCGATGATGCAAACAAAGACCCTTACTCAGCACGACATGGGTTTTGGTGGAGTCACATGCTTTGGCTGTTTTATCACAAACCCGAATTTTTTGATTACGAAGTTTATCAGAAATACGCTCCTGATATGGCGAGAGACGCCTATTATCGCTGGTTAGATCGCTACTTCTTATTGTTACAACTTCCTTTGGGTCTATTGCTTTACGTAGTCGGAGGATGGCAATTTGTATTCTGGGGTGTCTTTGTCCGAGCTGTCGTACTGTGGCACAGCACCTGGTTAATTAATTCTGCCACTCACCTGCGCGGTTATCAGACTTATGAAGTTAATGATGGTTCTCGCAATCTCTGGTGGGCAGCTATCTTAACCTACGGAGAAGGTTGGCACAACAATCACCACGCTCATCCCAATGTTGCTCCGGCTGGACGTAAATGGTGGGAAATCGATATGACATGGTGGGCAATTCAACTACTACAAGGAGTAGGTTTAGCGAAGAAAGTAGTCCTACCGCCCCAAAAGGCAGCCTAG
- a CDS encoding Uma2 family endonuclease — MTQAQAELKLYSFDEFISWYPEQSEVRYELHDGVIIEMPKPKGKHSNLTGSLIEQLLIVIRQIGKGGIWTIPRESIVKPKREKSGYEPDIIVLNQETIGMESRWESESIIQNSDSVKLIVEVVSTNWRDDYYNKLRDYEEMGIEEYWIIDYAALGARKFIGNPKQPTFFVCNLVDGEYQMTPFTGNTPIVSPTFPQFNLSAQEIFDLALYLG, encoded by the coding sequence ATGACTCAAGCCCAAGCCGAACTAAAACTATACAGCTTTGATGAATTTATCAGCTGGTATCCCGAACAATCAGAAGTACGGTACGAACTGCATGATGGAGTAATTATCGAAATGCCCAAGCCAAAGGGGAAACATTCAAATCTAACCGGTTCCCTGATTGAGCAACTGTTGATCGTTATTAGGCAGATAGGCAAAGGAGGTATTTGGACTATTCCTAGAGAGTCGATTGTCAAACCCAAACGGGAAAAATCAGGTTATGAACCGGACATCATTGTGTTAAACCAAGAAACCATTGGAATGGAATCTCGGTGGGAAAGTGAATCAATTATCCAAAATTCAGATTCAGTCAAATTAATTGTCGAGGTTGTTTCCACTAATTGGCGTGACGATTACTACAATAAACTTCGAGATTATGAAGAAATGGGCATTGAGGAATATTGGATCATCGATTATGCCGCCTTGGGGGCGAGAAAGTTTATCGGGAACCCCAAGCAACCTACATTTTTTGTTTGTAATTTGGTTGATGGAGAATATCAGATGACGCCCTTTACGGGAAATACTCCCATTGTTTCCCCAACTTTTCCCCAGTTCAACTTATCTGCACAGGAGATTTTTGACTTGGCTTTGTATTTGGGATGA
- a CDS encoding flavin monoamine oxidase family protein, whose amino-acid sequence MFNPYRYQQQLNQPFSFDRLYSHPGSLDSYDSQGSRQSIGIIGGGIAGLTCAYELSQLQHQVTLLEASGRLGGRIYTHYFSDGTHAELGAMRVPASHGCTLHYMDKFKLKRRQFVSYNPAAYYYLRGQKTRLNKYKPLLYNYNLTPEEQQDPAVIYETILEELIESLSNQEKWEMFSPSFTSSRLREYDSLSVTQYFRDRLSPDAFEFVGHATGMLHYNQVSLLNGLIDFLAWHRVEQYKLVGGMETLVNAFAERIPGDIQTQAQVTAIELTDSGVKLHWNSLQGKQSAEFDFVICTVPTTALAKIDFDPPLPVKQREAINSLGYCSAAKTLFHCTARPWEFEDGIYGGGSFTDLNIEKCWYPDDNAILADKQSDNPDWIACDRERSHQPSAFTAAYRWEGNSRKFRSLEEGDRTELTLREVKQLHPQIEPYVDDIVHYIWDEKAKLGSGSYAFFAPGEHERYQGWLGESYPHQQPRVFFAGEHLGINHASVQGAIQTALAATIDVLENS is encoded by the coding sequence ATGTTTAATCCTTATCGTTATCAACAACAGTTAAATCAACCGTTTTCCTTTGATCGTCTCTACTCTCATCCGGGTTCTCTGGATAGTTATGATTCCCAGGGAAGTCGCCAAAGCATTGGTATTATCGGTGGGGGAATTGCTGGACTTACCTGTGCTTATGAATTGAGTCAATTGCAGCACCAGGTTACTCTGTTGGAAGCGTCTGGGCGTTTAGGGGGTCGTATTTATACTCACTACTTCAGTGATGGCACTCATGCCGAATTGGGCGCCATGAGGGTTCCGGCTAGTCATGGTTGCACCCTCCATTATATGGATAAATTTAAGTTAAAAAGAAGACAATTTGTTAGTTACAATCCCGCCGCTTACTATTATTTACGTGGGCAAAAGACTCGCCTTAACAAGTATAAACCCCTATTATATAACTACAATTTAACTCCTGAAGAGCAGCAAGACCCGGCAGTAATTTACGAAACTATTTTAGAGGAGTTAATTGAGTCTTTGTCTAATCAGGAGAAATGGGAGATGTTTTCCCCTAGCTTCACCAGTTCCCGACTAAGAGAATACGACAGCCTCTCAGTAACCCAATATTTTCGCGATCGCCTCTCCCCCGATGCCTTTGAATTCGTCGGTCACGCGACAGGGATGCTCCATTATAATCAAGTTTCTCTTTTGAATGGGTTAATTGACTTTTTGGCTTGGCATCGCGTGGAACAATACAAGTTAGTCGGCGGGATGGAAACCCTGGTAAACGCTTTTGCGGAAAGAATACCAGGGGACATTCAGACTCAAGCCCAGGTAACCGCCATAGAACTAACGGATTCTGGTGTTAAACTCCACTGGAATAGTTTACAGGGTAAACAAAGCGCCGAGTTTGATTTTGTCATCTGTACGGTTCCGACTACGGCTTTGGCAAAAATCGATTTTGATCCGCCTTTACCTGTTAAACAAAGGGAAGCGATTAACAGTCTGGGGTATTGTAGCGCCGCGAAAACCTTATTCCACTGTACCGCTCGTCCTTGGGAGTTTGAGGATGGGATTTATGGTGGCGGAAGTTTTACTGACTTAAATATCGAAAAGTGTTGGTATCCTGATGATAATGCTATCTTGGCAGATAAACAATCAGACAATCCTGACTGGATAGCATGCGATCGCGAACGTTCCCATCAACCGTCTGCGTTTACAGCAGCGTATCGTTGGGAAGGGAATTCACGAAAATTCCGGAGTCTGGAAGAAGGCGATCGCACTGAATTGACGTTACGTGAGGTTAAGCAACTCCATCCTCAGATTGAGCCATACGTTGATGATATCGTTCACTATATTTGGGATGAAAAGGCTAAACTGGGTTCTGGCTCTTATGCCTTTTTTGCTCCAGGAGAACATGAGCGATATCAAGGATGGTTGGGTGAATCCTATCCTCACCAGCAACCTCGCGTCTTTTTTGCCGGGGAACATCTGGGCATTAATCATGCTTCGGTGCAAGGGGCAATTCAGACAGCACTTGCGGCAACAATTGATGTTCTTGAAAATAGCTGA
- a CDS encoding TetR family transcriptional regulator: MSRTSSTTRARLIQAALELFTVQGVTETTTRQIAELAQVNEVTLFRHFGNKQGLLLAVIEDSGVFTRLGESLRAQVDQTTTFEQALINYGRDRLQVLTQMPELLRSVVGESGKYTVEHRQALGEGVTQANLDFADYLTTVIQRDRLHLRLSAEKLASLVNGMLFGYLVIELTSEFHRLWQNQEDFLQSLVELILHGAFADGEIQRREEAEEEPGSGDTGEIMRQPVPDSSPNAPSQVISSETVADLPASLVHDILQQAKKSGLRDYALAYVLFGAGLRVEEIIGLERSHQISDAHRHLLKVTHGNVRQVPVNQWIMGKRYGSYTRNPLNQWLKSRKDDRSPLFVNEALERMSVPELRAAWRNFTAELETPSPSIEQARQTWCVELLMRGMNVEDLSILSGLDVKQLEPYVRRAKEKTALYRAISLDQKP; the protein is encoded by the coding sequence ATGTCTCGTACCAGTTCTACAACACGAGCGCGTTTGATTCAAGCAGCGCTTGAGTTGTTTACCGTTCAGGGGGTTACCGAGACGACTACACGTCAGATTGCTGAATTAGCCCAGGTTAATGAAGTCACGCTGTTCCGTCACTTTGGTAACAAACAAGGATTACTCTTAGCGGTGATCGAAGACTCTGGGGTGTTTACCCGTCTGGGTGAATCACTCAGAGCTCAAGTCGATCAGACAACGACGTTTGAGCAGGCGCTAATTAACTATGGACGCGATCGCCTTCAGGTTCTCACGCAAATGCCCGAATTACTGCGTTCTGTGGTTGGGGAGTCAGGAAAATATACGGTTGAGCATCGTCAGGCGTTAGGAGAAGGTGTGACTCAAGCCAACCTGGACTTTGCTGATTATCTTACCACCGTAATTCAACGCGATCGCTTACATTTACGTTTATCAGCGGAAAAATTAGCCAGTTTGGTTAATGGGATGTTATTTGGGTATTTGGTGATTGAACTAACCAGCGAGTTCCACAGGCTTTGGCAGAATCAGGAGGATTTTTTGCAAAGTTTGGTCGAACTCATCTTACACGGAGCTTTTGCAGACGGAGAGATACAGAGACGGGAAGAGGCGGAGGAAGAGCCAGGAAGCGGCGATACAGGGGAGATAATGCGCCAGCCTGTCCCCGATTCTTCACCGAATGCGCCTTCTCAGGTGATTTCCTCTGAGACGGTAGCCGATTTACCCGCATCCTTAGTGCATGACATTTTGCAACAAGCCAAAAAAAGCGGCTTACGGGATTATGCTCTCGCTTATGTCCTCTTTGGTGCAGGATTGCGGGTAGAAGAAATTATTGGCTTAGAGCGATCGCACCAAATTAGTGACGCCCATAGACACTTATTAAAAGTGACTCACGGTAACGTGCGCCAAGTCCCTGTCAATCAGTGGATTATGGGCAAACGCTATGGTTCATACACCCGCAATCCCTTAAACCAATGGCTCAAAAGTCGTAAAGATGATCGTTCACCCCTGTTTGTTAATGAAGCATTGGAACGGATGTCTGTGCCAGAATTAAGAGCGGCATGGCGTAACTTTACCGCTGAGTTGGAAACGCCATCTCCCTCAATTGAGCAAGCGCGACAGACATGGTGCGTGGAACTGTTAATGAGAGGGATGAATGTGGAGGATTTGAGTATTTTAAGCGGTTTGGATGTAAAACAATTAGAACCTTATGTTCGTAGGGCAAAGGAAAAAACGGCGTTGTATCGGGCGATTAGTTTAGATCAAAAGCCTTGA